In a genomic window of Rhododendron vialii isolate Sample 1 chromosome 12a, ASM3025357v1:
- the LOC131309942 gene encoding methyl-CpG-binding domain-containing protein 9-like isoform X2, with amino-acid sequence MDLGKLPEPESNARPGTRSRPFEIDLNETPLPSPREFLAAAEPAQPAGFSCEGRGNSSGNGSERLRRGVRLFDINASPPREADGEGFVEQSYGGGGLVTVAEHNADKMRIVSGIPLIGRSLNAPETTSNMLYRENGFSLLKASHGLMPIQSSFEDIVQQRLHKTLKGVDFSSPLNGGIWLSNGTPQNFNTKYQHEVYLQALRDYIHAKRGLLGDGWVVEFVYCKSRCKTFPVYHAPDGSRFESMTDVAGHLGLLTNYHSLETEERSDGLASLQKRLHLDGRQKEFLRSSRANYRQNPNILTSSSVAGISSGSGIMGHEFESYRKSNLEADFKEHGRRGFELFQFEDLVVLSLGKVDPRPTYHSTNQIWPVGFRSCWHDKITGSLFVFEVVDGGDVGPSFKVKRYPCSTQPVPIGTTVLLRQKSDSRYGRDKEPNDDSTASGMDDEESMSIKMMLTEDCPPLMEDVFSRKVNSSTTASSCFPKSYLTVIPDDQGWVDCIGEFSVEGRSCSMVWDMASQTLLRAFHEVYKRVGILKFFCKHNVNEVEVKAAENNDSLSKFCHLSGPSDIPHLVQSKSDFDSCLKMIVKWLQEDRFGLDTEFVQEILEQLPGIDGCLDYKFLSERGQNSGSQTVRSGFLLVKRKRDVQGGKVADGFLLSCKRPRKQFVEESEIKRSFPSGKQLSSKLPACLIGDVVQAWEFLWRFSEVIGLEETLSFQELENELMNPWLENINPLEGSGNETLICGDFTLCTGAALRKAHSSLLKVLVRELLLKVAGYVDPNSDAGEGKSRRGRKKDADNLFASKKMKLDMLQINELTWPELARRYILVFLSMEGNLDAGEITCRESSKIFHCLRGDGGALCGSLSGVAGMEADARFLAEASSKVFGLVKKNDFVGMSQDKPDTVSSPKLNTESDNEVPEWVLALEPARKLPTNVGARIRKCVYDALNKNPPEWAKQILVHSISKEVYKGNASGPTKRAIVSVLAEANHKDLQPKPDKKEKVKSVSTLSDLIMKQCRIVLRRIIAEDEEKVFCNLLGRTLLNHNDNDDEGLLGHPAMVSRPLDFRTIDIRLAGGAYGGSHEAFRDDVHEVWNILRTAYADQSDVVDLVESLSQKFDFMYDKEVLPVAKKFTEKASSLCISDEAQKEIDEMLMHANESSIPKAPWDEGVCKVCGIDKDDDNVLLCDTCDSEYHTYCLCPPLTRIPEGNWYCPSCVAGQSKSKGLSHGTQVKWRRKKRYQGDFTRHFMETLSRLARTMGSKEYWDFSVEERTFLIKFFCDETLNTSIIRDHLDHCACTSADLQQKLRSLSAELKNLKLREEILAANVEKANAVDNRAGVLTPDGKLLGKMPNRGNNVSFPQLEDGPNVNGEQPYLPLSKSNSEQHHTSSGSKISSNSSLVAPCQVPQGLVSSDGIRTNVTENVPFVAVNTESMLNGHHSSFPSAESAFQDGNQEMSSLKHEISVLRDSMARLEYELQKVSTRKECLGRDSNGRIYWGFERADSSPLLVVNGSMENPSSSRGPKVSWVSYQSDPEIGQIVGWLRDGDATERELKESILHWQRNMPKDSKNTENPVQNEKQSSFLVTKAVAALEKKYGPGLASQAADMSEKRVQKSNVYRCECLEPIWSSKHHCVSCHQTYSSSEELERRHSDGKCSGGSIITTTKKVNEDSTKGKKVAAETSVKKRPSNGNGKPSRGEKKEIGFNESKFPEPGCPYDFEEIRSKFVPQNSLKDLVKDVGLIRSSGTPSFVPSASPCVNDPALRLVSTNKNEAVGGNESIQGTNIEGDTESYFDNFPTYVGSERDEASNVERFVPAYTNEGYQLSGFKRKSACIIPESSLRRLVGRVTQILRQLKINLLDMDAALSDEALRPSMAHLEKRFAWRAFVKSAGSIYEMVQATVLLENMIKADYLKKDWWYWSSLSSAATISTLSALALRVYTLDAAIIFEKPSSPASDSTEIPKPGGPEAEGTTSKLDTPNDPILKTSNDPTENSKPKSRSSRRKKDSGG; translated from the exons ATGGACCTCGGTAAATTACCCGAACCCGAGTCCAATGCGCGGCCGGGCACCCGCTCGCGGCCCTTCGAAATCGACCTCAACGAGACCCCCTTGCCCTCCCCCCGGGAATTCCTCGCCGCCGCCGAGCCCGCCCAGCCGGCGGGTTTTTCCTGCGAGGGCCGGGGGAACTCGTCGGGCAACGGGAGCGAGAGGTTGCGGAGAGGAGTGAGGTTGTTCGACATCAACGCGTCGCCGCCGCGGGAAGCGGACGGAGAGGGATTCGTCGAGCAGAGCTACGGTGGAGGAGGCCTGGTGACGGTTGCCGAGCACAATGCTGACAA AATGCGCATTGTGAGTGGCATTCCGTTAATTGGTCGATCACTCAATGCTCCAGAGACAACCTCAAATATGTTATATAGGGAGAATGGATTTAGTCTCCTAAAGGCATCTCATGGTTTAATGCCAATTCAATCAAGTTTTGAAGATATAGTGCAACAAAGACTGCATAAAACTTTAAAAGGAGTAGATTTTAGTTCTCCGCTTAATGGAGGGATTTGGCTCAGCAATGGTACACCTCAGAATTTTAACACAAAGTATCAACATGAGGTGTATCTTCAAGCTCTTAGAGATTATATACATGCAAAGCGAGGTCTATTAGGCGATGGATGGGTTGTGGAATTTGTTTATTGTAAGAGCAGATGTAAAACCTTTCCTGTGTACCATGCACCTGATGGAAGTAGGTTTGAGTCAATGACTGACGTTGCTGGGCATCTTGGATTGCTGACAAACTATCATTCTTTAGAAACTGAGGAGAGAAGTGATGGGCTTGCTTCGCTGCAGAAAAGATTGCATTTAGATGGCAGACAGAAGGAATTTTTGAGATCCTCAAGAGCTAACTACAGACAAAATCCTAATATTCTAACAAGCAGTTCTGTTGCGGGCATCTCATCGGGCAGTGGGATCATGGGTCATGAATTTGAGAGCTACAGAAAAAGTAATCTGGAAGCTGACTTCAAGGAACATGGTCGCCGTGGATTTGAGCTATTTCAG TTCGAAGATCTCGTTGTTCTTTCTTTGGGTAAGGTTGATCCCCGGCCCACATACCATAGCACCAACCAGATCTGGCCTGTAGGTTTCCGGTCTTGCTGGCATGACAAGATTACTGGGTCCCTCTTTGTTTTTGAGGTTGTAGATGGTGGTGATGTGGGTCCTAGTTTTAAAGTAAAAAGATATCCATGCTCCACACAGCCCGTTCCAATTGGCACAACAGTCCTTTTGAGGCAAAAATCTGACTCAAGATATGGGCGAGATAAAGAACCAAATGATGATTCAACTGCTTCTGGAATGGATGATGAAGAGAGCATGAGTATAAAAATGATGCTAACAGAAGATTGCCCACCACTTATGGAAGATGTTTTTTCCCGCAAGGTAAATAGTTCAACAACAGCATCCAGTTGCTTCCCAAAGAGCTACTTAACCGTCATACCTGATGATCAAGGGTGGGTTGACTGTATTGGTGAATTTTCTGTTGAGGGAAGGTCATGCTCAATGGTATGGGATATGGCCTCCCAAACTCTGCTACGTGCTTTCCATGAGGTATATAAACGAGTAGGCATACTAAAATTTTTCTGTAAACATAATGTGAATGAAGTGGAAGTTAAAGCAGCAGAAAATAATGATTCTTTATCCAAGTTCTGTCATCTGTCTGGCCCCAGTGACATTCCCCATCTGGTTCAGAGCAAGAGTGACTTTGACTCTTGTCTTAaaatgattgtgaagtggttaCAAGAAGACAGATTTGGGTTAGACACAGAATTCGTACAGGAAATCTTGGAGCAGCTTCCTGGGATTGATGGCTGTCTAGACTATAAATTTCTGAGTGAAAGAGGTCAGAATTCAGGTTCACAAACAGTCAGAAGTGGGTTCCTTTTGGTTAAGAGGAAGAGAGATGTTCAAGGTGGTAAAGTAGCTGATGGTTTTCTCTTAAGTTGTAAAAGACCCCGAAAGCAGTTCGTTGAAGAATCAGAGATCAAAAGATCCTTCCCTTCAGGAAAGCAACTAAGTTCAAAGCTTCCTGCATGTTTGATTGGTGACGTCGTTCAG GCTTGGGAATTTCTGTGGCGTTTCTCAGAAGTTATAGGCTTGGAGGAAACTTTATCATTCCAGGAACTTGAAAATGAACTGATGAATCCTTGGTTAGAAAACATAAATCCACTAGAAGGGTCTGGaaatgaaaccctaatttgTGGAGATTTCACCTTGTGTACTGGTGCAGCATTGAGAAAGGCCCACAGCTCACTGCTGAAAGTGTTGGTGCGTGAACTTCTTTTAAAAGTTGCAGGGTATGTAGACCCTAATTCTGATGCTGGCGAAGGTAAGTCGAGAAGAGGTAGGAAGAAAGACGCAGATAACTTATTTGCTTCGAAGAAAATGAAGCTTGATATGCTCCAGATCAATGAGCTTACTTGGCCTGAACTGGCTAGGCGGTACATCCTAGTGTTCTTATCCATGGAGGGTAACCTTGACGCTGGAGAGATTACTTGCCGTGAAAGCAGTAAAATCTTTCATTGTTTACGAGGTGATGGAGGAGCACTTTGTGGTTCTCTTTCTGGAGTGGCAGGAATGGAGGCCGATGCGCGG TTTCTTGCAGAGGCTTCATCAAAAGTGTTTGGTTTGGTGAAGAAAAATGACTTTGTTGGCATGAGTCAAGACAAGCCTGATACAGTGAGCTCTCCCAAATTGAATACGGAGAGTGACAACGAAGTCCCTGAGTGGGTGCTTGCACTAGAACCTGCAAGAAAGCTACCCACCAATGTTGGAGCCAGAATAAGGAAGTGTGTGTACGATGCTTTAAATAAAAACCCTCCAGAATGGGCAAAACAGATATTGGTACATTCAATTAGCAAGGAAGTTTACAAGGGGAATGCATCAGGGCCTACAAAG AGAGCAATTGTTTCGGTGCTTGCGGAGGCGAACCACAAAGATTTGCAGCCCAAACCTGATAAGAAAGAGAAAGTGAAGAGTGTGAGCACTCTATCTGACTTAATAATGAAGCAGTGCCGTATCGTGCTGCGGCGTATTATTgctgaagatgaagaaaaggtCTTCTGCAATCTCTTGGGAAGAACACTTCTTAACCATAATGATAACGATGATGAGGGGCTTCTTGGACATCCTGCAATGGTGTCTCGTCCTTTGGACTTCAGGACTATTGATATCAGGTTGGCTGGGGGGGCCTATGGTGGATCCCATGAAGCTTTCCGTGATGATGTTCACGAG GTTTGGAATATTCTACGCACCGCATACGCAGATCAATCTGATGTGGTTGATTTGGTTGAATCATTATCCCAAAAGTTTGATTTTATGTATGATAAAGAG GTTCTCCCTGTGGCGAAGAAGTTCACTGAGAAAGCCAGTTCCCTGTGCATAAGCGATGAAGCTCAAAAAGAGATTGATGAAATGCTTATGCATGCAAATGAGAGCTCAATTCCCAAAGCTCCCTGGGATGAGGGTGTATGCAAAGTATGTGGAATAGACAAAGATGATGACAATGTCCTGTTGTGCGATACTTGCGATTCAGAATATCATACATATTGCTTATGTCCTCCACTTACAAGAATACCTGAAGGAAATTGGTATTGCCCTTCTTGTGTTGCTGGTCAGTCCAAGTCTAAAGGCCTATCCCATGGCACACAGGTTAAGTGGCGCCGGAAGAAGAGATATCAGGGAGACTTCACTCGACATTTTATGGAGACATTGTCTCGATTAGCTAGAACTATGGGGTCGAAAGAGTACTGGGATTTCAGTGTAGAAGAG AGAACATTCCTCATAAAATTCTTTTGTGATGAGACATTGAACACAAGTATTATCCGTGACCACCTAGATCATTGTGCCTGTACGTCTGCTGATTTGCAGCAGAAACTGCGCTCGCTTTCTGCAGAGTTGAAGAACCTAAAATTAAGGGAAGAAATTCTAGCTGCAAACGTGGAAAAAGCAAATGCTGTGGACAATAGAGCTGGAGTCTTGACTCCAGATGGTAAACTATTGGGAAAGATGCCTAATAGAGGAAACAATGTTTCTTTTCCACAGTTAGAGGATGGCCCAAATGTTAACGGTGAGCAACCTTACTTGCCTCTTTCGAAAAGCAATTCAGAGCAACATCATACTAGTAGTGGAAGTAAAATTAGTAGCAATAGTTCATTGGTGGCCCCTTGTCAAGTTCCACAAGGACTTGTCTCATCAGATGGCATTAGAACCAATGTCACTGAAAATGTACCTTTTGTGGCAGTGAACACAGAATCTATGCTTAATGGCCACCATTCCTCTTTTCCTTCTGCTGAAAGTGCATTTCAAGATGGTAACCAGGAAATGAGTTCGTTAAAGCATGAGATTTCTGTTCTAAGGGATTCAATGGCTAGGCTTGAATATGAACTGCAGAAGGTTTCTACAAGGAAGGAATGTTTGGGGAGGGACTCTAATGGAAGGATATACTGGGGTTTTGAAAGGGCAGATTCTTCACCACTGTTGGTGGTTAATGGAAGTATGGAGAATCCTTCGAGTTCAAGAGGACCAAAAGTTTCATGGGTTTCGTACCAATCTGATCCTGAAATTGGACAAATAGTTGGGTGGCTGAGGGATGGTGATGCAACAGAGAGAGAACTGAAAGAGTCCATTTTGCATTGGCAAAGAAATATGCCAAAAGACTCAAAAAATACTGAAAACCCTGTTCAAAATGAGAAACAATCAAGTTTTCTGGTAACCAAGGCTGTGGCTGCTTTGGAGAAGAAGTATGGTCCTGGGTTGGCATCACAGGCTGCAGACATGTCAGAGAAGCGAGTGCAAAAAAGTAATGTGTACCGCTGTGAGTGCCTAGAACCTATCTGGTCTTCTAAACACCACTGTGTATCATGCCACCAAACGTATTCCAGTAGTGAGGAACTAGAAAGAAGGCATAGTGATGGAAAGTGCAGTGGGGGTTCAATTATCACTACGACTAAGAAGGTAAATGAGGATTCTACTAAGGGAAAGAAGGTGGCGGCTGAAACCTCAGTAAAAAAGCGCCCTAGCAACGGAAATGGTAAACCCTCGAGAGGTGAAAAGAAGGAAATCGGATTTAATGAGAGTAAATTTCCGGAGCCTGGGTGTCCTTATGACTTTGAGGAGATTAGGTCAAAGTTTGTCCCGCAAAATTCTCTTAAGGACTTGGTCAAAGATGTAGGGCTTATTCGATCTAGTGGGACTCCATCATTTGTGCCGAGTGCATCTCCTTGTGTGAATGACCCCGCCTTAAGACTGGTCTCCACAAATAAAAATGAGGCCGTTGGTGGAAATGAATCAATACAAGGGACCAACATTGAAGGGGATACAGAAAGTTATTTCGACAACTTTCCAACATATGTTGGAAGTGAAAGAGATGAGGCATCAAATGTTGAGAGGTTTGTACCTGCGTACACTAACGAAGGGTATCAGTTGTCGGGATTTAAGAGGAAAAGTGCTTGCATAATTCCTGAATCCTCGTTGAGGCGATTAGTAGGTAGGGTTACTCAAATTCTTAGACAGCTCAAGATCAACTTGCTTGACATGGACGCTGCACTTTCTGATGAAGCTCTAAGACCTTCTATGGCCCACTTGGAAAAAAGATTTGCTTGGCGTGCATTTGTGAAATCTGCAGGTTCAATCTACGAG ATGGTCCAAGCTACAGTCTTGCTCGAGAACATGATCAAAGCAGACTATCTGAAGAAGGATTGGTGGTATTGGTCTTCTCTCTCATCTGCAGCCACCATTTCTACTCTATCTGCCCTTGCTCTTCGTGTCTATACATTAGATGCCGCTATCATCTTTGAAAAGCCTTCTTCACCCGCTTCTGATTCAACAGAAATTCCAAAGCCAGGAGGGCCAGAGGCAGAAGGAACAACTTCCAAGTTGGATACACCAAACGACCCAATACTAAAGACCAGTAATGATCCGACTGAGAATTCAAAACCCAAAAGCAGATCGAGTAGGAGAAAGAAAGACTCGGGGGGTTAA